In one Komagataeibacter sp. FNDCR2 genomic region, the following are encoded:
- the dctA gene encoding C4-dicarboxylate transporter DctA, protein MPQETQTRPQGQRARGGSLFRSLYAQVVIAVVAGIALGHFCPHTAVALKPLGDAFIRLVKMVIPPVIFLTVVTGVASLSDLGQAGRLAARAMAYFLTFSSLALVVGMVMANIVQPGAHIHASPATLDAHAVAAYTAKAQAHSFGDFLLNIIPDTIVSAFVSGDILQVLLVAILFSISLSRMGARGQAILTLLRQLTQLVFGVVRLVMYAAPIGALGAMAFTIGRFGIGSVVHLAFLVATFYATSALFVLVILGGVARWNGFRILPLLAYLREELLIVLGTSSSESALPSLMTRMENAGCAPSVVGLVVPMGYSFNLDGTNIYMSLSALFIAQATDVHLGLGQQLSLLLVAMISSKGAAGVTGAGFVTLAATLAVVPDVPVAGMALILGIDRFMSECRSLTNIIGNAVATVVLARWEGALDTERLAAALSGRISDTQAQTPVITSLDTPARSRPAG, encoded by the coding sequence TCATCGCGGTGGTGGCGGGGATCGCGCTGGGGCATTTCTGCCCCCATACGGCGGTGGCGCTCAAGCCGCTGGGGGATGCGTTCATCCGGCTGGTCAAGATGGTGATCCCGCCGGTCATATTCCTGACGGTGGTGACCGGCGTGGCCAGCCTGTCCGACCTGGGGCAGGCGGGCAGGCTTGCGGCCAGGGCCATGGCGTATTTCCTTACCTTTTCGTCACTGGCGCTGGTGGTGGGCATGGTCATGGCCAACATCGTGCAGCCCGGCGCGCATATCCACGCCAGCCCCGCGACGCTGGACGCGCACGCGGTCGCCGCCTACACGGCAAAGGCGCAGGCGCATTCCTTCGGTGATTTCCTGCTCAACATCATTCCCGATACGATCGTGAGCGCCTTCGTCTCGGGTGACATCCTGCAGGTGCTGCTGGTGGCCATCCTGTTCAGCATCAGCCTCTCACGCATGGGCGCGCGCGGGCAGGCGATCCTGACGCTGCTGCGGCAGTTGACGCAGCTTGTATTCGGGGTGGTGCGGCTGGTCATGTATGCCGCCCCCATCGGCGCGCTGGGGGCCATGGCGTTCACCATCGGGCGGTTCGGCATCGGCTCCGTCGTGCATCTCGCCTTTCTTGTCGCCACGTTCTACGCCACGTCCGCGCTGTTCGTGCTGGTCATTCTGGGGGGTGTCGCGCGGTGGAACGGCTTTCGCATCCTGCCGCTGCTGGCCTACCTGCGTGAGGAACTGCTGATCGTCCTGGGCACCAGTTCGTCCGAATCAGCCCTGCCCAGCCTCATGACCCGTATGGAAAACGCGGGCTGCGCGCCCTCGGTCGTCGGGCTTGTGGTGCCGATGGGCTATTCCTTCAACCTGGATGGCACGAACATCTACATGTCGCTCTCGGCGCTGTTCATCGCGCAGGCGACGGATGTCCATCTGGGGCTGGGCCAGCAGCTCAGCCTGCTGCTGGTGGCCATGATCAGTTCCAAGGGGGCCGCGGGCGTGACCGGCGCGGGCTTTGTCACGCTGGCGGCGACGCTGGCGGTCGTGCCCGACGTGCCGGTGGCGGGCATGGCGCTGATCCTTGGCATCGACCGTTTCATGTCCGAATGCCGTTCGCTGACCAACATCATCGGCAACGCGGTGGCCACCGTCGTCCTGGCCCGCTGGGAAGGCGCGCTGGATACGGAACGCCTGGCCGCGGCCCTGTCCGGCCGCATCAGCGATACGCAAGCCCAGACACCCGTCATCACCAGTCTCGACACGCCCGCGCGCTCCCGCCCGGCGGGTTAG
- a CDS encoding MFS transporter has product MPVFQPQIGALTTAQRIRSIIAGSAGNLIEYYDWYVYAAFSMYFAHAFFPPGNATTELLRSAAVFAIGFLMRPVGGWLMGLMADRHGRRAALSLSIMAMCTGSLAIALCPTYERIGVVAPSVLLLARLLQGLSLGGEYGASATYLSEIAPPAQRGFYASFQYVTLVMGQLLALVVLLVLQFVMLSSAQLGAWGWRIPFGIGALLALSILWFRRGMAESEQFSTAARDRTAHGGLRVLLHHPREVLGVCGLTLGGTVAFYTFTIYMQKYLVNTVGLSREQSTLISTASLVVFALIQPAFGALSDRVGRWRLLLSFGILGCLFTVPLMRAISTVQSPLAAFVLVTVALVGISGYTSINAVVKAELFPTRVRALGVALPYALTVSIFGGTAEYVALWFKQIGHEDLFYWYVTGCIACSLLTVLFILPGHDRITQDNSAPRP; this is encoded by the coding sequence ATGCCTGTTTTCCAGCCGCAGATCGGCGCATTGACCACCGCCCAGAGAATACGAAGCATTATTGCGGGTTCAGCCGGAAATCTGATCGAATATTACGACTGGTACGTCTATGCCGCATTTTCCATGTATTTTGCCCATGCCTTCTTTCCCCCGGGCAACGCCACGACGGAGCTGCTGCGCAGCGCGGCGGTGTTCGCCATCGGCTTCCTCATGCGCCCGGTGGGCGGGTGGCTCATGGGTCTCATGGCGGACCGCCACGGCAGGCGGGCGGCGCTGAGCCTGTCGATCATGGCCATGTGCACGGGGTCGCTGGCCATCGCCCTGTGCCCGACCTATGAACGCATTGGCGTAGTCGCCCCCAGCGTGCTGCTGCTGGCGCGGCTGTTGCAAGGGCTGAGCCTGGGTGGCGAATACGGAGCCAGCGCCACCTACCTTTCGGAAATCGCACCCCCGGCGCAGCGCGGGTTCTATGCCAGTTTCCAGTACGTGACACTGGTGATGGGGCAGTTGCTGGCCCTCGTGGTGCTGCTGGTGTTGCAGTTCGTCATGCTCAGTTCGGCGCAGCTTGGGGCATGGGGCTGGCGGATCCCCTTTGGCATCGGGGCGTTGCTGGCGCTGTCGATCCTGTGGTTCCGCCGTGGCATGGCGGAAAGCGAGCAGTTCAGCACCGCCGCGCGCGACCGTACGGCCCATGGCGGGCTGCGCGTGCTGCTGCACCACCCGCGTGAGGTACTGGGCGTGTGCGGCCTGACGCTGGGGGGGACGGTCGCGTTCTATACCTTCACGATCTACATGCAGAAATACCTGGTCAACACCGTGGGGCTGAGCCGGGAGCAGTCCACCCTCATCTCCACCGCGTCGCTTGTGGTCTTCGCGCTGATCCAGCCTGCCTTTGGCGCGCTGTCCGACCGGGTGGGGCGGTGGCGGCTGCTGCTGTCCTTCGGTATTCTGGGCTGCCTGTTTACCGTACCGCTCATGCGGGCCATATCCACCGTGCAGTCACCGCTGGCCGCCTTCGTGCTGGTCACGGTCGCGCTGGTCGGCATTTCGGGCTACACATCCATCAATGCGGTCGTGAAGGCCGAACTGTTCCCCACCCGCGTACGCGCGCTGGGTGTCGCGCTGCCCTATGCGCTGACGGTTTCCATATTCGGCGGAACGGCGGAATATGTGGCGCTATGGTTCAAGCAGATCGGGCATGAGGACCTGTTCTACTGGTACGTGACGGGCTGCATCGCCTGCTCGCTGCTGACCGTGCTGTTCATCCTGCCGGGGCATGACCGTATCACGCAGGACAATAGCGCGCCCCGGCCATGA
- a CDS encoding DUF3971 domain-containing protein → MTETGQPTPGGASRPRATRVRRAVMAAGRVVVWLVLLCITLPAIALLVLTLRLSAGPLDVTPAVRLLMPIPVAHGLRHDDILGGLSAAHVRVGWNALHEGLRAPLVIWVEDVRIQRNNGALVDTLRRGRITLDSPALVHGSVRIIELSAAHGRLRLARGLDGKFGLDLGPGTPYPSTGAQEPSPVDLTEIRQAVISDTRVTLTDRASGRVWRLGEADARLKIVTDSGQKGVTGDIRLGLEGNGERLVLHGSGERVSPQHVDWTLLLDPISPAAFAPGQKEVAPLGLPVGGRLHVAFRNGGVDWPYLMPREFTLHLNAGNGQVTTRKAGQFLVGEGEADLSGTLGPGPAKAPFDGPLHVALHNLVLRLRAPGHPTDDGSGPTLHATADLGSASLLHPATVALNVAARAQSLDFASLGDFWPPRAMKGARRWVTQNITQGHVALLQVNMGLASHGGWNGLDLVSLGGTIDADQMELHWLRPIPPMHDMDAHLTFDGPNEMMIHFGHAYQLADLADRHVDATGTGRIEVGPGSMRITGLNQKVQQGDINVTLMGNVRDVLALLAEPRLNVLSRHPMSFTHPSGRANVSLHIALPLDAHVKPDQIDLRSHADLGQVHLGNVVVGRPLDNGSLGIDATMNGLLLQGRGVLAGIPSTVIYTMDFRSGPMVHAVESASLQGRVTPEGVKRAGFEMGEHFAGSALLDVDYDRYAGGRAQVDIDLDLDRAALAIPIWSKKPGQEANASVELDLDHGRITSIENIRAVGPDLLIDGHAETAGGMARRLILRGFRVGRSVGNASVLLPLRENDPIGVNVAARVLDLSPLVSFQTTADARATNTGAATTQGGYHVPEMASGRIRGEPGRNWNLNVDARTLYYGPTDTLTNVHSHMETSGGRLMRGVLTVEGPVAASARITPQGNTRLLDVHLASLGDLLRNMKVTDEMQGGVTDIKGSFDDSVATAPFSGTVNMGAFTLRNVPAVVRLANNASIYGWLRAPHAPSMEIEQLSAPVKMDEGDIHISDGLVSNASLGATVSGDVNLEKKTLNLDGTIIPAFAVNAAPGHLPGLLGWLFSPEKNGGVVSATYQVTGPMDNPAVHVNPYAMLLPGFLRNLMHVH, encoded by the coding sequence ATGACGGAAACAGGTCAACCCACCCCGGGGGGAGCATCGCGCCCCCGTGCGACCCGCGTGCGCCGCGCGGTCATGGCGGCGGGACGGGTGGTGGTCTGGCTGGTGCTGCTGTGTATCACGCTGCCCGCCATCGCGCTGCTGGTTCTGACACTGCGTCTTTCCGCCGGGCCGCTTGACGTAACCCCGGCCGTGCGGCTGCTCATGCCCATCCCGGTCGCGCACGGGCTCAGGCATGACGATATTCTGGGCGGGCTTTCGGCGGCGCATGTGCGGGTGGGCTGGAACGCCCTGCATGAAGGGCTGCGCGCCCCGCTAGTCATATGGGTGGAGGATGTGCGCATCCAGCGCAACAACGGCGCGCTGGTCGATACGCTGCGGCGGGGGCGCATCACGCTGGACAGCCCGGCGCTGGTGCATGGCAGCGTGCGTATCATCGAACTTTCCGCCGCGCATGGCAGGCTCCGGCTGGCCCGGGGGCTGGATGGCAAATTCGGTCTCGATCTCGGGCCGGGCACGCCCTATCCCTCAACGGGGGCGCAGGAGCCCTCTCCCGTGGACCTGACCGAGATCCGGCAGGCCGTCATATCGGACACCCGGGTCACACTGACCGACCGCGCGAGTGGACGGGTCTGGCGGTTGGGGGAAGCGGATGCCCGCCTGAAGATCGTGACCGATTCCGGGCAGAAGGGCGTGACGGGCGATATCCGCCTCGGGCTTGAAGGCAATGGGGAGCGGCTTGTCCTGCATGGATCGGGCGAGCGTGTCAGCCCGCAGCATGTGGACTGGACGCTGCTTCTGGATCCGATCAGCCCCGCCGCCTTCGCGCCGGGGCAGAAGGAGGTCGCGCCGCTTGGCCTGCCGGTGGGCGGCAGGCTGCATGTGGCGTTCCGCAATGGCGGGGTTGACTGGCCTTACCTCATGCCGCGTGAATTCACGCTGCATCTCAATGCCGGCAACGGGCAGGTCACGACACGCAAGGCCGGGCAGTTCCTTGTGGGGGAAGGGGAGGCCGACCTGTCGGGCACGCTGGGGCCCGGCCCGGCGAAGGCGCCCTTTGATGGTCCGCTGCACGTCGCGCTGCATAATCTCGTCCTGCGCCTGCGCGCGCCGGGGCACCCCACCGATGATGGCAGCGGGCCGACGCTGCACGCGACGGCGGATCTCGGTTCCGCATCCCTGCTGCACCCCGCCACGGTCGCGCTGAACGTGGCGGCGCGGGCGCAGTCGCTGGATTTCGCGTCGCTGGGTGATTTCTGGCCCCCCCGCGCCATGAAGGGCGCGCGTCGCTGGGTCACGCAGAACATAACCCAGGGCCATGTGGCGCTGTTGCAGGTCAATATGGGGCTGGCCAGCCATGGTGGGTGGAACGGGCTGGATCTCGTCTCGCTGGGCGGGACGATCGATGCCGACCAGATGGAGCTGCACTGGCTGCGGCCGATCCCGCCCATGCACGACATGGACGCCCACCTGACGTTCGATGGCCCGAACGAGATGATGATCCATTTCGGCCATGCCTACCAGCTTGCCGACCTGGCCGACCGGCATGTCGATGCGACGGGCACGGGGCGGATCGAGGTCGGCCCCGGCTCCATGCGCATCACCGGCCTGAACCAGAAGGTGCAGCAGGGGGACATCAACGTCACCCTGATGGGCAATGTGCGCGATGTGCTGGCGCTGCTGGCCGAGCCACGGCTGAACGTGCTCTCCCGCCACCCCATGTCGTTTACGCACCCGTCGGGCCGGGCCAATGTGTCGCTGCATATCGCGCTGCCGCTTGACGCCCATGTCAAACCCGACCAGATCGACCTGCGCAGCCATGCCGACCTGGGGCAGGTGCATCTGGGCAATGTGGTGGTGGGCCGACCGCTGGATAACGGCAGCCTTGGCATTGACGCCACCATGAACGGGCTGCTGCTGCAGGGCAGGGGCGTGCTGGCGGGCATCCCGTCCACCGTGATCTACACCATGGATTTCCGTAGCGGCCCGATGGTCCACGCGGTGGAAAGCGCCAGCCTGCAGGGCCGCGTCACGCCGGAGGGGGTGAAGCGTGCGGGTTTCGAGATGGGTGAGCATTTTGCCGGCAGCGCGCTGCTGGATGTCGATTATGACCGCTATGCGGGCGGTCGGGCGCAGGTCGATATTGATCTGGATCTGGATCGCGCGGCGCTGGCCATACCCATCTGGTCCAAGAAGCCGGGGCAGGAGGCCAATGCCTCCGTCGAGCTTGATCTGGACCATGGCAGGATCACCAGCATCGAGAATATCCGCGCCGTTGGTCCCGACCTGCTGATCGACGGTCATGCCGAGACAGCGGGCGGAATGGCGCGCAGGCTGATCCTGCGTGGCTTCCGGGTGGGCCGGTCGGTGGGCAATGCCTCGGTCCTGCTGCCGCTGCGCGAGAATGACCCGATCGGCGTCAATGTCGCGGCCCGGGTGCTGGATCTGTCGCCGCTCGTCTCGTTCCAGACCACGGCGGATGCAAGGGCGACGAACACCGGCGCGGCAACCACGCAGGGCGGCTATCACGTGCCCGAAATGGCGAGCGGGCGCATCCGCGGCGAGCCGGGGCGGAACTGGAACCTCAATGTCGATGCCCGCACCCTGTATTACGGCCCGACCGATACGCTGACCAACGTCCACAGCCATATGGAAACCAGTGGCGGCCGGCTGATGCGCGGCGTGCTGACGGTTGAAGGCCCGGTCGCCGCGAGCGCGCGCATCACGCCGCAGGGCAATACCCGCCTGCTGGACGTGCATCTGGCCAGTCTGGGTGACCTGTTGCGCAACATGAAGGTGACGGACGAGATGCAGGGCGGTGTGACCGACATCAAGGGCAGCTTTGATGACAGCGTGGCCACCGCACCCTTCTCAGGCACGGTGAATATGGGCGCGTTCACGCTGCGTAATGTGCCCGCCGTGGTCCGGCTGGCCAATAATGCCTCCATTTACGGCTGGCTGCGCGCGCCGCATGCGCCCAGCATGGAGATCGAGCAGTTGAGCGCGCCGGTCAAGATGGATGAAGGCGATATCCATATCTCCGACGGGCTGGTCAGCAACGCGTCCCTTGGGGCGACGGTATCGGGCGATGTCAATCTGGAAAAGAAGACGCTCAACCTTGATGGCACGATCATTCCGGCCTTCGCGGTCAATGCCGCGCCCGGCCACCTGCCCGGCCTGCTGGGCTGGCTGTTCAGCCCCGAAAAGAATGGCGGCGTCGTGTCAGCCACCTATCAGGTCACGGGCCCGATGGATAACCCCGCCGTGCATGTCAACCCCTACGCCATGCTGCTGCCGGGCTTCCTGCGCAACCTCATGCATGTTCATTGA
- a CDS encoding bifunctional [glutamine synthetase] adenylyltransferase/[glutamine synthetase]-adenylyl-L-tyrosine phosphorylase, with protein sequence MDMPATPVFTLHPSWRGGTWPHPADTRAARILRENLHDACARASLPDVTAMPETVGLIDALGGNSPYLSDLALRDTQAFVALLTDGVDTHLRAILAGLEALAPDTPRAEIMAALRVAKRQAGLAIALADIGGVWTLDQVTLALSLLAENALGAAVRHLLAHAHETGRLRLRNPETPCRGSGFVVLAMGKLGARELNYSSDIDLIILYDPDRHPANTELRHIFVRMTSDLVTLMEARDANGYVFRMDLRLRPDPAATPAAVSFPAAIQYYESMGRTWERAAMTKARPVAGDITAGRRFLKSIHPFIWRRHLDFAVIDDLHDMKARIDRHRNAGHADLDSLPPEHVHDPEAATRWLLGQNVKLGQGGIREVEFVVQALQLVWGGRRPELRDPTTIGALRRLRRAGLLDRARTATLARNYRMLRQAEHRLQMRLDHQTHTLPDSQDGFARFATFMLAADPGELACGMLSVMQCSRRIFDQQFAESGPQDITIAPEDADAADRLRDHGFPPADITDALQILNRWEGNRLRALRSDRARKLLRRLLPTIMTEIGARQQPLAVLRRFDALLERQWAGVQFLSLLERNPALIHRIVTVLDCAPFLADHLAQTPSALDGLLDMDGGPGTLGTTTALVRRHVMSARSAEQVLPVLRGLVCGEEFRLSVARLEHRMNEDTAARARSAMAETVMRGLLRVVSTEHKRRHGVVPGGAMAVMALGKAGSHEMMPGSDLDLMLVFDHPSDAGESVVPATAPADGLRARPLAAGTYFVRLAHAFIAALTAPGREGPLYEVDMRLRPSGSKGPVAVSLSAFRRYHAESAWTWERMALTRARVVAGPPPLAAELRQAIATALDHGPLTEHDRARIVHDVRHMRERLAREYPATSPWDIKRRRGGLMDVEFIAQGLQLTDATAATRSQSTRLALLRMARAGVLDMADARLLRRADLFWRSLQGLIRIICGSDVPDTMPAASLEILTGEFGVGDATSLLGLMDRMAARVTAVFDRLIPPITDISAPMTPQGSSPPPQSIA encoded by the coding sequence ATGGACATGCCCGCGACACCCGTTTTCACGCTGCATCCGTCCTGGCGGGGCGGCACATGGCCCCACCCGGCCGACACCCGGGCGGCCCGCATCCTGCGCGAAAACCTGCATGATGCCTGCGCGCGCGCCAGCCTGCCCGACGTCACGGCCATGCCCGAGACCGTGGGCCTGATCGACGCGCTGGGCGGAAACAGCCCCTACCTGTCCGATCTGGCGCTGCGTGACACGCAGGCCTTCGTGGCGCTTCTGACCGATGGGGTGGACACGCACCTGCGGGCGATCCTGGCGGGGCTTGAGGCGCTGGCGCCCGATACGCCGCGCGCTGAAATCATGGCTGCCCTGCGCGTGGCCAAGCGGCAGGCGGGACTGGCCATCGCGCTGGCGGATATTGGCGGTGTATGGACGCTGGACCAGGTCACGCTGGCGCTGAGCCTGCTGGCCGAAAACGCCCTGGGGGCCGCGGTCAGGCATCTGCTGGCGCACGCGCATGAGACCGGGCGGCTGCGCCTGCGTAATCCCGAAACCCCGTGCCGTGGCAGCGGCTTCGTGGTTCTGGCAATGGGGAAGCTGGGCGCGCGGGAACTGAACTACTCCTCGGATATCGACCTGATCATCCTGTATGACCCGGACCGCCACCCCGCGAATACGGAATTGCGACATATCTTTGTGCGCATGACTAGCGATCTTGTCACCCTGATGGAAGCGCGGGATGCGAATGGCTACGTTTTCCGCATGGACCTGCGGCTGCGGCCGGACCCGGCGGCGACGCCCGCCGCCGTGTCCTTTCCCGCCGCCATCCAGTACTACGAAAGCATGGGCCGCACATGGGAACGCGCCGCCATGACCAAGGCGCGCCCCGTGGCGGGGGACATCACGGCGGGGCGCCGTTTTCTCAAAAGCATTCATCCGTTCATATGGCGGCGCCATCTTGATTTCGCGGTGATTGACGATCTCCATGACATGAAAGCACGAATAGACCGCCACCGTAACGCGGGCCATGCCGATCTGGACAGCCTGCCCCCCGAACATGTCCATGACCCCGAAGCCGCGACCCGCTGGCTGCTGGGGCAGAACGTCAAGCTGGGACAGGGCGGCATACGGGAGGTGGAATTCGTCGTGCAGGCGCTGCAACTGGTATGGGGCGGCAGGCGGCCCGAACTGCGCGATCCCACCACCATCGGCGCGCTGCGCAGGCTGCGCCGCGCCGGGCTGCTCGATCGTGCCCGGACCGCAACACTGGCCCGCAATTACCGCATGCTGCGTCAGGCCGAACACCGGCTCCAGATGCGCCTGGACCACCAGACCCACACCCTGCCCGACAGCCAGGACGGATTCGCGCGTTTCGCCACCTTCATGCTTGCCGCCGACCCCGGCGAACTCGCCTGCGGCATGCTGTCGGTCATGCAGTGTTCGCGCCGCATTTTCGACCAGCAATTCGCCGAAAGCGGCCCGCAGGACATTACCATCGCCCCCGAGGACGCCGATGCCGCCGACCGGCTGCGCGACCATGGCTTCCCCCCCGCCGACATTACCGACGCGCTGCAAATCCTGAACCGGTGGGAAGGCAACCGCCTGCGCGCGCTGCGCTCCGACCGGGCACGCAAGCTGCTGCGCAGGCTGCTGCCCACCATCATGACCGAAATCGGCGCGCGCCAGCAGCCACTGGCCGTGCTGCGCCGCTTCGACGCCCTGCTGGAACGGCAATGGGCGGGGGTGCAGTTCCTGTCGCTGCTGGAGCGCAACCCCGCGCTGATCCACCGCATCGTGACCGTGCTGGACTGCGCCCCGTTCCTGGCCGACCATCTGGCCCAGACCCCTTCGGCGCTGGACGGGCTGCTGGACATGGATGGCGGCCCCGGCACGCTGGGCACGACAACCGCGCTGGTGCGGCGGCATGTCATGAGCGCGCGCTCGGCCGAACAGGTGCTGCCGGTGCTGCGCGGACTGGTCTGTGGCGAGGAATTCCGCCTGTCCGTCGCCCGCCTCGAACACCGGATGAACGAGGATACCGCCGCCCGCGCGCGCAGCGCCATGGCCGAGACGGTGATGCGTGGCCTGCTGCGCGTGGTCAGCACCGAGCATAAACGCCGCCACGGTGTCGTGCCGGGGGGGGCGATGGCGGTCATGGCGCTGGGCAAGGCCGGATCGCATGAAATGATGCCCGGCTCCGACCTTGATCTCATGCTGGTCTTCGACCACCCGTCCGACGCGGGGGAAAGCGTCGTGCCCGCCACCGCGCCCGCGGACGGGCTGCGCGCGCGGCCCCTTGCGGCGGGAACCTATTTCGTGCGGCTGGCGCATGCCTTCATCGCGGCCCTGACCGCGCCGGGGCGCGAAGGCCCGCTGTATGAGGTGGACATGCGGCTGCGCCCCTCGGGGTCGAAGGGGCCGGTCGCGGTCTCGCTCTCCGCCTTTCGCCGCTACCATGCGGAATCCGCGTGGACATGGGAACGCATGGCCCTGACCCGCGCGCGCGTGGTGGCGGGGCCGCCACCGCTTGCGGCCGAACTGCGCCAGGCCATCGCCACCGCGCTCGACCATGGCCCGCTGACGGAACATGACCGCGCGCGGATCGTGCATGACGTGCGCCACATGCGCGAACGGCTGGCGCGGGAATATCCAGCCACCAGCCCGTGGGACATCAAGCGCCGCCGGGGCGGGTTGATGGATGTGGAATTCATCGCGCAGGGGCTGCAACTGACCGACGCCACGGCCGCCACCCGCAGCCAGTCCACCCGGCTTGCGCTGTTGCGCATGGCGCGGGCCGGTGTGCTCGACATGGCCGATGCCCGGCTGCTGCGCCGGGCGGACCTGTTCTGGCGTTCGTTGCAGGGGCTGATCCGGATCATATGCGGCAGCGACGTACCCGACACCATGCCCGCTGCCAGCCTTGAAATCCTGACCGGGGAATTTGGCGTAGGCGACGCCACCAGCCTGCTCGGGCTCATGGACCGGATGGCCGCGCGGGTCACCGCCGTATTCGACCGCCTGATCCCGCCCATTACGGACATATCCGCCCCCATGACGCCGCAGGGGAGTTCCCCACCACCCCAAAGCATTGCATGA
- a CDS encoding peroxiredoxin, with the protein MSQATPPFPEPGSAVPDFTMPASHGRTVSLGALRGQPFVLYFYPKANTSGCTKEACEFQAALADLQKDGVSVIGVSRDGMPAIEKFAADHALTFPLASDADGKVTEAYGVWVEKSMYGRKYMGIERATFLIDAAGRLVESWRKVKVTNHVAAVRKAIMALTLRAGTTD; encoded by the coding sequence ATGAGTCAGGCCACTCCCCCTTTCCCCGAACCCGGCAGCGCCGTTCCCGATTTCACCATGCCCGCGAGCCATGGGCGCACGGTCAGCCTTGGCGCCCTGCGGGGCCAGCCCTTCGTGCTGTATTTCTACCCCAAGGCCAACACGTCGGGCTGCACCAAGGAAGCCTGCGAATTCCAGGCCGCGCTGGCCGACCTGCAGAAGGATGGCGTGAGTGTCATCGGTGTCTCACGCGACGGGATGCCCGCGATCGAGAAATTCGCCGCCGACCACGCGCTGACCTTTCCCCTTGCCTCGGACGCCGACGGCAAGGTGACGGAGGCCTATGGCGTGTGGGTGGAAAAATCCATGTACGGCCGCAAATACATGGGTATCGAACGCGCGACCTTCCTCATCGACGCGGCGGGCCGCCTTGTCGAATCATGGCGCAAGGTGAAGGTCACCAATCATGTCGCCGCCGTGCGCAAGGCCATCATGGCCCTGACGCTACGGGCGGGTACTACGGACTGA
- a CDS encoding DUF4412 domain-containing protein — protein sequence MKHATARPGHRRTGKGRGPLGMMAALLAVASGCGAAMAQDASTIHPPLTPTRDVQVDYNVQPDGVPEPKAVRTWFAYNGGLMRIDSPQGMGETILNRMSRQVTIIINTQKVYSQLDARYGIRNPFLLDLSMTFARKGSATVAGVACTQWDVTTDQGGATACVTEDGVVLQEIGVDGDGLRGRLEATKVVYGPIPDSMFQPPAGYRRIDPPPPPGAPRTAAPKATDPNGG from the coding sequence ATGAAGCATGCAACGGCCCGGCCCGGACACAGGCGGACAGGAAAGGGCAGGGGGCCGTTGGGCATGATGGCGGCGCTGCTGGCCGTGGCGTCGGGATGTGGCGCGGCCATGGCGCAGGACGCCTCCACCATCCACCCGCCGCTTACCCCCACACGCGATGTGCAGGTGGATTACAACGTGCAGCCCGATGGCGTGCCCGAACCCAAGGCCGTGCGCACATGGTTCGCGTATAATGGCGGGCTCATGCGAATCGATAGCCCGCAGGGCATGGGCGAGACGATTCTCAACCGCATGAGCCGCCAGGTCACCATCATCATCAATACACAGAAGGTGTACAGCCAGCTCGATGCTCGCTATGGCATCCGCAATCCCTTCCTGCTCGACCTGTCCATGACATTCGCGCGCAAGGGAAGCGCCACGGTGGCGGGCGTGGCCTGCACGCAGTGGGATGTCACCACCGACCAGGGCGGCGCCACCGCCTGCGTGACCGAGGACGGCGTGGTGCTGCAGGAAATCGGGGTGGATGGTGACGGGCTGCGGGGGCGGCTGGAGGCGACGAAGGTGGTTTACGGCCCGATCCCCGACAGCATGTTCCAGCCCCCGGCGGGTTACCGCAGGATTGATCCGCCCCCACCGCCCGGCGCGCCCCGCACCGCCGCGCCAAAGGCCACGGACCCCAATGGCGGCTGA
- the aat gene encoding leucyl/phenylalanyl-tRNA--protein transferase, producing MTGQETVPLTPELMLAAYRGGLFPMAPDARSDELEWFCPEWRGILPLDGFHLSRRLMRTVLSPRFTVVTDRDFPAVMDGCAEPAPGREKTWISPRIRDLFCQLHTMGCAHSVESWHEGRLVGGLYGVAIGQAFFGESMFSRMRDASKVALVHLVARLRLGGFTLLDTQFGTEHLASFGGTEIPVGQYMRLLRHAVEQKARWIGNDSATELDGAIRALRAAEGAGG from the coding sequence ATGACGGGTCAAGAGACGGTTCCCCTTACGCCGGAACTTATGCTGGCCGCCTACAGGGGCGGCCTGTTCCCCATGGCGCCCGACGCGCGCTCCGATGAACTGGAATGGTTCTGTCCCGAATGGCGCGGCATCCTGCCGCTGGATGGCTTCCACCTTTCGCGGCGGCTTATGCGCACCGTGCTTTCCCCCCGTTTTACCGTGGTGACGGACCGGGATTTTCCCGCCGTCATGGATGGCTGCGCCGAACCCGCGCCGGGGCGCGAGAAGACATGGATCAGCCCGCGCATACGTGACCTGTTCTGCCAGCTTCACACCATGGGCTGCGCCCATAGCGTGGAATCCTGGCATGAGGGCAGGCTGGTGGGCGGCCTGTATGGCGTGGCGATCGGGCAGGCCTTTTTTGGGGAGAGCATGTTCAGCCGCATGCGCGATGCGTCCAAGGTGGCGCTGGTGCATCTGGTGGCCCGGCTGCGCCTGGGCGGGTTTACCCTGCTCGATACGCAGTTCGGCACCGAGCATCTTGCCAGTTTTGGCGGAACCGAAATTCCGGTAGGCCAGTACATGCGGCTGCTGCGCCACGCGGTGGAGCAAAAGGCCCGGTGGATTGGAAATGACAGCGCGACGGAACTGGATGGCGCGATCCGCGCCCTGCGCGCGGCGGAGGGCGCGGGCGGTTGA